A stretch of Melospiza georgiana isolate bMelGeo1 unplaced genomic scaffold, bMelGeo1.pri scaffold_29, whole genome shotgun sequence DNA encodes these proteins:
- the LOC131096327 gene encoding olfactory receptor 14J1-like produces the protein GLIISAIACSHHLHTPMFLFLLNLALSDLGSICTTVPKAMHNSLWDTSTISYTGCAAQLFFFMFFIGSELSLLTIMCYDRYVSICKPLHYGTLLGSRACAHMAAAAWASAFLNALMHTANTFSLPLCHGNALGQFLCEIPQILKLSCSKSFLRELGLIVFSISLLFGCFVFIVATYVQIFRAVLKIPSEQGRHKAFSTCLPHLAVLSLFFSTGFFAYLKPPSMSSPSLDLAMSVLYSVVPPKVSPAGLPTHSAHPARFSPDDKFSRHRLALKRRFGVLPTQGGWALL, from the exons ggcctcatcatcagcgccatagcctgcagccaccacctgcacacgcccatgttcttattcctgctcaacctggccctcagcgacctgggctccatctgcaccactgtccccaaagccatgcacaattccctctgggacaccagcacaatctcctacactggatgtgctgctcagctctttttctttatgttcttcATTGGATCAGAGCTttccctcctgaccatcatgtgctatgaccgctacgtgtccatctgcaaacccctgcactacgggaccctcctgggcagcagagcttgtgcccacatggcagcagctgcctgggccagtgcctttctcaatgctctcatgcacacagccaatacattttccctacccctgtgccatggcaatgccctgggccagttcctctgtgaaatcccacagatcctgaagctctcctgctccaaatccttcCTCCGGGAACTTGGACTCAttgtgttttccatttctttactatttggttgttttgtgttcattgttgctacctatgtgcagatcttcagggctgtactgaagatcccctctgagcagggacggcacaaagccttttccacctgcctccctcacctggctgtgctctccctgtttTTCAGCACTGGGTTTtttgcctacctgaagcccccctccatgtcctccccatccctggatctggccatgtcagttctgtactcagtggtgccACCA AAAGTGTCCCCGGCCGGGCTCCCCACACACTCGGCCCACCCCGCCCGCTTCTCCCCCGATGACAAATTCTCGCGGCACCGCCTGGCCCTGAAACGGAGATTCGGGGTCCTGCCCACCCAGGggggctgggccctgctctga